A stretch of Deltaproteobacteria bacterium DNA encodes these proteins:
- the sctV gene encoding type III secretion system export apparatus subunit SctV, translating to MKFQFSKVNDFLSKHSDLSLAGMVMVVLALIFVPLPIPLNNLLIGCNLGLSVLILLVSLYITDPLKLASFPTILLMTTIFRLGLNIASTRLILTQANAGGIIDKIAELVIGGSEVVGFILFIIITLVNFIVVAKGAERVSEVGARFTLDAMPGKQMSIDADLRAGVINMEQAMERRSILQREAQMYGAMDGAMKFVKGDAIAGIIITVINLIGGFLIGMLGRDLDALQSLHTYSRLTIGDGIGAQIPALMISLAAGVVVTRVGAGDKGETNLGRDIVGQMTAYPKPYIIGSVIFALMAAAMLEPAFLFVSIGLGAMAFFQTRGKKVETQEMADVPKEQVIKKAIEKHPDILPFIMPSPVSLEVGEAIIPWVDDSQDGGRFINELIPLLRHGLYYELGVNFPGIQVRGQNVDLEPESYVININEVPVAKGRIYRGCILVGEPLEQLSLFNIKGVETIHPVDGSIVTWIAEEHKETAVQAGFRMWDVSEYLILHLSYLLRKHAHEFLGLQEIQTLLNELEKSHPALIKELVPKVITVLQLSEIFQRLVQEEISIRDLKSIFSTLAQWAEVERNTLVLTEHIRGGLKRYITHRYAGHANTLAVYLLDPEIEDMVRNAIRSTEKGNYLALEPEYTQEIVEAVGKEIASHPFPPGARPPVILTTAEIRRYFRKIIELEFPQLAVLSYQELAENLRIQPIARIALMRQAA from the coding sequence ATGAAATTTCAATTCAGCAAAGTTAATGATTTTCTTTCCAAACACAGTGATCTTTCCCTTGCGGGAATGGTCATGGTGGTGTTGGCCCTGATCTTTGTTCCACTTCCCATCCCCCTGAACAACCTGCTCATTGGTTGTAACTTAGGGCTAAGCGTACTTATTTTACTGGTTTCTCTTTATATTACCGATCCGCTCAAACTCGCTTCCTTTCCTACCATTTTGTTAATGACCACTATTTTTCGTTTGGGGCTCAATATTGCTTCTACCCGACTTATTTTGACTCAAGCCAATGCCGGTGGAATCATCGATAAAATTGCTGAGTTGGTGATTGGGGGAAGTGAAGTTGTGGGTTTCATACTCTTCATCATCATCACCTTGGTAAATTTCATCGTCGTGGCCAAAGGTGCCGAGCGTGTCTCGGAAGTAGGCGCTCGTTTCACACTGGATGCCATGCCTGGCAAGCAGATGAGTATTGATGCCGATTTGCGGGCAGGGGTCATTAATATGGAGCAGGCCATGGAACGACGTTCCATCTTGCAACGGGAAGCCCAGATGTATGGTGCCATGGATGGTGCCATGAAGTTTGTTAAAGGAGATGCTATTGCCGGTATTATTATTACCGTCATCAATCTCATCGGCGGTTTTCTCATCGGAATGTTGGGGAGAGATTTGGATGCCCTTCAATCGCTACACACTTATAGTCGACTGACCATCGGAGATGGCATTGGGGCACAAATTCCGGCCTTAATGATTTCACTGGCAGCCGGTGTAGTGGTCACTCGCGTGGGTGCTGGAGATAAAGGCGAAACCAATTTGGGTCGTGATATTGTAGGGCAGATGACGGCCTATCCCAAACCCTATATCATTGGTTCAGTCATTTTTGCCTTAATGGCCGCAGCGATGTTGGAACCGGCCTTTTTGTTTGTTTCTATTGGATTGGGGGCCATGGCATTTTTTCAGACCCGAGGTAAAAAAGTTGAAACCCAGGAAATGGCGGATGTGCCCAAAGAACAGGTCATCAAAAAGGCCATTGAAAAACATCCCGATATTCTGCCTTTCATTATGCCTTCTCCCGTTTCCCTTGAAGTAGGGGAGGCCATCATTCCCTGGGTGGATGACAGTCAGGACGGCGGGCGCTTTATCAACGAGCTTATCCCACTATTACGTCATGGTCTCTATTATGAATTGGGTGTTAACTTTCCAGGGATCCAGGTGCGAGGACAAAATGTAGATCTGGAACCTGAAAGTTATGTGATCAACATCAACGAGGTCCCCGTTGCCAAAGGCCGGATTTATCGCGGCTGTATTTTGGTGGGTGAACCTCTGGAACAACTTTCGCTCTTTAATATCAAAGGGGTCGAAACTATTCACCCGGTTGATGGATCCATCGTGACCTGGATAGCCGAAGAACACAAAGAAACTGCGGTGCAGGCGGGATTCAGAATGTGGGATGTGTCCGAATATCTCATTTTGCATTTGTCTTATCTGCTTCGAAAACATGCGCACGAATTTTTGGGCCTGCAGGAGATTCAGACTTTACTCAACGAACTGGAAAAGTCGCATCCGGCACTCATCAAAGAATTGGTGCCCAAGGTGATTACCGTCTTGCAGCTTTCCGAAATTTTTCAACGCCTGGTTCAAGAGGAAATTTCCATTCGCGATTTAAAATCCATCTTTTCTACTCTGGCTCAATGGGCCGAGGTGGAACGAAATACTTTGGTACTCACCGAACACATTCGAGGGGGATTGAAACGCTACATCACTCACCGATATGCCGGCCATGCCAATACCCTGGCGGTTTACCTGTTAGATCCTGAAATTGAAGACATGGTACGCAATGCTATCCGTAGCACCGAAAAAGGAAACTATCTGGCACTGGAGCCCGAGTACACCCAAGAAATCGTAGAGGCGGTTGGTAAAGAAATCGCTTCGCATCCTTTTCCTCCCGGTGCCCGTCCTCCGGTTATTTTAACCACCGCTGAAATTCGGCGTTACTTCAGAAAAATTATCGAACTGGAATTCCCTCAACTGGCGGTGCTTTCTTATCAGGAGCTGGCAGAGAACCTGCGCATACAGCCCATTGCGCGCATTGCCCTAATGCGGCAAGCGGCGTAA
- the hemG gene encoding protoporphyrinogen oxidase — MIQIDNLVIGGGLAGTTIAVHLLNQGKEFCVLESASRLGGKIDTLLTPEACFEFGPNSFTNQTDDIFDLLEMLGMKEDLLEPSTAAHFRYILKKGKIIRLPAGPPEILSTQALSLRGKIRFLKEALYVPAKMKDEESIRDFFVRHFGLEVADSFADPFVSGIYAGDAAALSLPEAMPTMAEAEAKSSSLIRHLISQRKTAKAVPKSYELKQGLASLFQKAEEKLGKERLHLGEQVQEILPQGQTFQVLTDQNEYETKNLYLTTPAYVSAALLKKSLPDASQALSQIDYAPVVTVHLKVPKKENYPFEGFGILLPSMEKRRILGVLWNSSVFPSLFGDQENHYLTAYAGGVRRRDLVEAEESQIRAIVSEEIQDLFTLSSTPSILQLRKHSKAIPQYALGYGKILKTLQQALSQTPTLKLAGNFIGGISMPKTVTYAVGVTK; from the coding sequence ATGATCCAAATTGATAATCTTGTGATTGGGGGAGGGCTAGCCGGGACCACCATTGCCGTTCATCTCCTGAACCAGGGAAAAGAATTCTGTGTTCTCGAATCCGCTTCGAGGCTGGGCGGCAAAATTGACACCCTGCTGACGCCTGAGGCCTGCTTCGAGTTTGGCCCCAATTCTTTCACCAATCAGACCGACGATATTTTTGATCTTTTGGAAATGCTGGGAATGAAAGAAGACCTTCTGGAACCCAGCACTGCTGCCCACTTTCGATACATACTCAAAAAGGGGAAAATTATTCGTCTACCGGCCGGACCACCGGAGATCCTCTCAACCCAGGCCCTGTCCTTGAGGGGAAAAATAAGATTTTTGAAAGAGGCCCTTTATGTGCCTGCAAAAATGAAGGACGAAGAATCCATCCGTGATTTTTTTGTGAGACACTTTGGGCTGGAAGTCGCTGATTCTTTTGCTGATCCCTTTGTCTCCGGGATCTACGCGGGGGATGCCGCGGCGCTTTCACTTCCAGAGGCCATGCCGACCATGGCTGAGGCCGAGGCAAAATCCTCTTCACTCATCCGCCACCTGATCTCCCAACGAAAGACAGCAAAGGCAGTCCCCAAATCTTATGAACTCAAACAAGGATTAGCTTCGCTCTTTCAGAAGGCCGAGGAAAAATTAGGAAAGGAACGGCTGCATCTGGGTGAACAGGTGCAAGAGATCCTCCCTCAAGGCCAAACTTTTCAAGTTCTCACAGATCAGAATGAATACGAAACAAAAAATCTCTATCTCACCACACCCGCTTATGTCTCTGCTGCACTGTTGAAGAAATCTTTGCCAGACGCCTCTCAAGCCCTGTCGCAGATTGACTATGCGCCTGTGGTGACGGTCCATCTTAAAGTGCCCAAAAAAGAAAATTATCCCTTCGAAGGTTTTGGAATTCTCCTTCCCTCGATGGAAAAGAGGCGAATTTTGGGAGTCTTGTGGAACTCCTCCGTTTTCCCCTCTCTTTTTGGAGACCAGGAAAATCATTATCTCACTGCTTATGCAGGCGGTGTGCGCAGGCGTGATCTTGTTGAAGCAGAAGAGTCTCAAATCCGCGCCATCGTCTCGGAAGAAATCCAGGACCTTTTTACACTTTCTTCAACCCCTTCCATTTTGCAGCTGCGTAAGCACTCGAAAGCCATTCCTCAATATGCCTTAGGTTATGGAAAGATCCTCAAGACCTTGCAGCAAGCCCTCTCACAGACTCCTACTCTCAAGTTGGCCGGTAATTTTATCGGAGGGATCAGCATGCCTAAAACAGTGACCTATGCAGTGGGAGTTACAAAATAG
- the truA gene encoding tRNA pseudouridine(38-40) synthase TruA: protein MKNYKLILQYHGAGFCGWQMQNDKISIQSELIRALEKIFRQKITVIASGRTDAGVHALGQVVSFRCEGGLTKDRLKAAINFYLGPEIIVSKIEEVDFDFHAQKDAKQKLYRYLILNQTLPHPLLIDATWHVPFKINWKLVQAGLKLLEGKKDFRAFQSVGTPVKSTVRTLFSAKLKKIKTPYEVSLYAIEWIADGFLKQMVRNMVGTLVDVGRGKISLDQLEEVLRSCDRKKAGPAAPAQGLYLVKVDYF from the coding sequence ATGAAAAATTATAAACTCATCCTCCAATACCATGGTGCCGGTTTTTGTGGCTGGCAGATGCAGAATGATAAGATTTCGATCCAAAGCGAGCTGATTCGAGCTCTCGAAAAAATTTTTCGACAAAAAATTACTGTGATTGCCTCAGGTCGCACGGATGCGGGAGTGCACGCTCTGGGGCAGGTGGTTTCATTCCGATGTGAAGGGGGGCTGACAAAAGATCGATTAAAAGCGGCGATTAATTTTTATTTGGGGCCTGAAATTATTGTGAGCAAAATTGAAGAGGTAGATTTCGATTTTCACGCTCAAAAAGATGCCAAGCAAAAGCTGTATCGCTATCTCATTCTCAATCAGACACTTCCGCATCCTTTGCTTATCGACGCGACCTGGCATGTGCCTTTCAAAATAAATTGGAAGCTTGTTCAGGCAGGGCTGAAGCTTCTCGAGGGCAAAAAAGATTTTAGGGCCTTTCAGTCGGTGGGCACTCCGGTGAAATCCACTGTACGTACGCTTTTTTCAGCAAAGCTTAAAAAAATAAAAACTCCTTACGAAGTTTCTCTGTACGCCATCGAGTGGATTGCGGACGGTTTTCTCAAACAGATGGTTCGCAATATGGTGGGAACGCTGGTGGATGTGGGTCGAGGTAAAATCAGCCTGGACCAATTGGAAGAAGTACTCCGCTCTTGTGATCGTAAAAAAGCTGGCCCCGCTGCACCCGCTCAGGGCTTGTATTTAGTGAAAGTGGACTATTTCTAA